TATAAAGCCATACTATATTCAATGTAAAATGGAATAAAAGCTCTCATAAATGTTGCAATAATTATTAAAATTAAACCTAAAGTTAAAGCCCAATTTGTGAAAATTTTTCTTCCTGTATGAATCGTTGATACTATAATCATAATTACATAAAAAACCATTCCAAAACTTCCTGTTGTTAAAAAATGTCTAAAGTGGTTTGTGATATTTAACTCAAAAAGGTAGTTAAAACCTAAAAAGAAAAATCCAATCGCAGTTATAGAAATTGTAGAGATTATGTATAAAACGAAAGGTTTAAATAAAATATTATTATCTTTTAAAACAAAATCGTTTAAAAGAGCAAAAGTAGCTGAACCACAAGCAAAACAAATATAAGCTAAAGTTGAATTATTTGGAAAAAAGAGTTCAACAAAACCATATAAAAGTAGACAAAATATAGCAAGGTTGTATCTAAAAGATTTTGCTAAAAATATTTCATTTATATTTTCTTGATTTAATAACTCATTTATTGACTCCATACTAACTCTTCTTAAAGCCAACAGAATTAAAACCAAAAATAAAATCATAGATAAAAGAAGAATCTTATATGAATCTATATTTAAAATTTTTGATTCGCTTAAAAAAAAGATAGCTTGAATAATAACTATTGAAACCATAGAGTATGCAAGAGAAATATGCCTTTTATTTCTATCACGAAAAGCTGGAATTGCTGCAAGATATGAGATATAAGCTGTTAAACTAATATTTATAAATCCTGTAAAAAATATTCCAAAATAGTCTATAAACCAAAAGCTAAATCTTCCCAAAATCCACCAAAAAACTATAAAAGCTAAATGTTTTCCAACTATTGGAATAACTCCAGGAAAAAGTTCAGGTAAACCTGTTAGAAAAAATGCCACTATCATAGCAGTTCCAACTCCGAAAATCATCTCATAAATATGCCAATTTAAACTATTTTCAATTGGAAGATTTATATATCCTGCGAAAACAAATGCCCATAAAATAATGCTTAATATAATATATGGAGCAAGAAGAAGAAAAATAGGGCGAAATCCATATGCCAAATAGATTGGGAAATCACCTTTTGGATAGTTTAAATAGTGAGAATTGCTCATTTTAACTCCAATTCAAAGCTAGAGATAATATCTTTATCTTTTAAAATCTCTGCGGTTTTACTATATACAAATTCATCATCTCTTTTTTCTCTTGCTTCATTTATAGTAAATATTTTTTTGATGTGACCAATTGGCTGTGCTTTTAGAACAATTATTTTATCACTTAGTTTTATAGCTTCCATCAAATCGTGCGTAATAAAAAGGATACTCAAATTATTATTTTCTATATTTTTTATTAATAAATTTTGAAGCTCTTTTTTAAGACCTATATCTAAAGCTGAAAATGGTTCATCTAAAAAAAGCAAACTAGGATTTACAACCAAAGCTCTAGCAAATGATACTCTTTGTTTCATTCCACCACTTAAATCTTTTGGAAATTTAGAAAAATCACTCTCTTGTAAGCCAAATAAAATTGCAATATCTTTTGCTTTTTGTTCTGCTATGTTTGTTTTTTCACCTTTTGCTTTAAGAGCCAAAGAAATATTGTCAATCACATTTTTCCAAGGCAAAAGTCGTGGTTCTTGAAAAGCAAAAGTAGAGGATAAAAAACTATTTTTTATCCTTCCTGTATCAAGTTTTAAAAGTTTTGAACAAAGATGAAGCAGGGTAGTTTTGCCACCACCACTAGGTCCAACTATAGATACCACTTCCCCTTTTTTTAAAGTAAAGTTTATATCTTTTAAAATCTCTTTAAAACCAAAAGAGAAATTAACATTTTCTACAACAAGCTCTTCTATAAAGTTTTTATTACTTATTTTCTCCATAGTTCAAGCTCCTTTTTAATTGGTTCTAAAACTATATATTCTATTAAAAGTAGAGCCCCTATCATAATAGCAACAATAGCCAAAGCTGTTGATGTTTCAAGCTGGCTTCTTGCTATTGCTAAACTTGAACCTAATCCATCACTTGTTGCTAATAGTTCTGCCATAATTACTATTTTCCAAGACATTCCTAATGCACTTATATATGCTGGAAAGATGTATGAAAAAATATGAGGAAAATATATATCAAAAAGTTTCATAGAAAATGGTAAATTAAAGCTATCAGCCATCTGCTTTAAATCACCTTCAATAGTTCTAGTTCCTTGTAAAGCACCTACGAATACAATAGGAAAAGATGCAATAAATACTGTAAAAATAACTGTTGTGTCACCCATACCAAACCAAATCATGGCTAGAACTATCCAAGCAATTGGTGGCATTCCAAAAAGAATTGTGACTATTGGACGGCTCATAATAGATGCAGTTATAAAAAGTCCTGCAAGAAGTCCTAAAATAGAGCCAATCAAAATTGCTAAACCAAAACCACTTAATGCTCTTTTTAGAGTTATCATAATCTCATTTTGCATTGAGCTATCCTGTAATATAGAGCTCATTGCTATAAATGTATCTTTTGGACTAGGAAGAATTAAATCTCCATAAATTTGGTGTCCAAAATCCCACAAAGCAAAAAATAGAAATATCGAAGCAACAGATGCCCATCCTCCCCAAAGATAAGATGGAAAATCTTTTAAGATTTTAATAAAGAATTTCATTTTATTTCCATAATTTAATATAATTGGAATTATATTATAAAATGATATTAATTATCATTGAGTTTGGTCAAGAGAATAGCTAGTTTCTTTAAAATAGCTTAAGTTTTTTAAACAAAATAGTAATTTATCAAAAATTTATCTATAGTGACACAACATTTACATAATTTTTGGATAAACTTGAAATCAAACTTTCAATTTTAGGAGTATTTATGAAAAAAAGTATATTTGGAATAGCTGCAGCTGCAATACTTGCAACTTCAAGCTTTGGTGCTGACTATGTTATGAAAATAAGTCACGTTGTAAGTTCTAGTACGCCAAAAGGTATGGCTGCTGATTTCTTAGAAAAAAGAATTGAGGAGTTAACTGCTGGAAAAATTGATGTTCAAGTTTTCCCAAACTCACAACTTTATGGTGATTCAGATGAGATGAAAGCTTTGGCTATGAACAATGTTCAATTAATTATGCCAAGTTTATCAAAATTCCCATCGATTGTTCCACAAATTCAACTTTTTGATTTACCATTTTTATTTAGAGACAAAGAGCACTTATATAAAGTTATGGATGGAGAAGTTGGTGCAAAACTTAAATCTTATGTAGATGCAAAAAAACAGATGATAGCATTTGATTATTGGGATGCTGGATTTAAACACTTCTCAAGTAGTAAAAAAGCTATTATAAATCCTGAAGATGCTAAAGGTCAAAAATTTAGAATTCAATCTTCAAAAGTTTTAGAAGCTCAGTTTAAAGCTGTTGGTGGAAATCCACAAATTTTACCATTCTCTGAAGTTTATTCAGCACTTCAACAAGGTGTTGTTGATGCAACTGAAAATCCTCTATCAAATTTTTATACAAAAAAATTCAATGAAGTTCAATCTAGTCTTACTTTAAGTAGCCATGGATATTTAGGTTATTTAGTTGTAATGAATCAACAATTCTGGGATAAATTACCAAAAGATTTACAAGATAAAGTATCACAAGCTATGAAAGAGGCAACAGAGTTTGAAAGAAAAGCAACTGCAGAAGATGATGCAAAAATTATGGCTGATTTAAAAAAATATGCAGCTGAGTCAAAAAAACTTGAGATTTTTGAATTAAATGATGCACAAAAAGCTGAGTGGAGAAAAGTTATGGAAGGTATTTATCCACAATTTTATGATGTAATTGGTGAAGATTTAATCAAAAAAGCAATTGATACAAAATAAGTAAAGCGGAAAAATGAGTAAATTTTTTAAAATTATTGATTTAATAGTTGGTACAATAAATCAAACAATAGCAGTCTATGGAATGGTATTGGGTGTTTTATTGGCATTTGTTAATGTTGTTCTAAGATATGTCTTTGATATGAGTCTTCCTTGGGCAGCTGAACTTACAAACTATTTATTTATATGGTCGGCACTTTTTGGTGCTGCCTATGGGTTTAAGCAAGGTGCTCACATCTCTATTACTTTATTAATAGAGAAGTTTTCACCTTCTGTTATGAAAATGTTTTTGCTTTTTGCAAATCTACTTTCTATTATTTATCTTCTTCTGATTTCATATTTTGGATATAAATTAATTTTGATGTTAATGGATTTTGGAGAAATCAACGTAGATTTACAAGTTCCACTTTGGATTCCTCAATTAGTTATTCCTATTGCATTTTTTTTAGCTGCATATAGAGTTGCTGAAAAACTTGTAGAACTTTATAAAACAGATGCTCAGAATATCAAACTATTTAGTGAACATGAAGCTATAATAGAAGAGATTAAAGGAGAAAATAAATAATGGTTATTGCAACACTTTTTATTTTACTTTTTGGTTTGATGTTAGTAGGAGTTCCTGTAGCTGTTGCTTTAGGAGCTAGTACATTAGTTTCTGCATTTTTATTTACAAACAACGATTTAATGGGAATTTCATCATATATTTTTGATGGATTAAATAAATATACACTTATGGCAATTCCTATGTTCGTTTTAGCTGGTTCTTTACTTTCAAGAGGAAGTGCTGCTACAAGAATTATAAATTTTGCTAAAAGTTTAGTTGGTCATCTTCCAGGAGGACTTCCAATTGCTGCTATTTTAGCTTCTATTATTTTTGCTGCTATTAGTGGAAGTTCTCCTGCTACTGTTGCTGCTATTGGTTCTGTTATGTATGGTGCTATTAAAAGTGCTGGATATAATGAGCAATTTGCTATTGGTACAATTACAACTTCTGGAACATTAGGAATTTTAATTCCACCATCTGTTGTATTTATTGTATATGGTGTTAGTGCTGATCAATCTATTGGAAAACTATTTATGGCTGGGGTAATTCCTGGACTTATGATAGG
Above is a genomic segment from Aliarcobacter cryaerophilus containing:
- a CDS encoding ABC transporter permease, with amino-acid sequence MKFFIKILKDFPSYLWGGWASVASIFLFFALWDFGHQIYGDLILPSPKDTFIAMSSILQDSSMQNEIMITLKRALSGFGLAILIGSILGLLAGLFITASIMSRPIVTILFGMPPIAWIVLAMIWFGMGDTTVIFTVFIASFPIVFVGALQGTRTIEGDLKQMADSFNLPFSMKLFDIYFPHIFSYIFPAYISALGMSWKIVIMAELLATSDGLGSSLAIARSQLETSTALAIVAIMIGALLLIEYIVLEPIKKELELWRK
- a CDS encoding DctP family TRAP transporter solute-binding subunit; its protein translation is MKKSIFGIAAAAILATSSFGADYVMKISHVVSSSTPKGMAADFLEKRIEELTAGKIDVQVFPNSQLYGDSDEMKALAMNNVQLIMPSLSKFPSIVPQIQLFDLPFLFRDKEHLYKVMDGEVGAKLKSYVDAKKQMIAFDYWDAGFKHFSSSKKAIINPEDAKGQKFRIQSSKVLEAQFKAVGGNPQILPFSEVYSALQQGVVDATENPLSNFYTKKFNEVQSSLTLSSHGYLGYLVVMNQQFWDKLPKDLQDKVSQAMKEATEFERKATAEDDAKIMADLKKYAAESKKLEIFELNDAQKAEWRKVMEGIYPQFYDVIGEDLIKKAIDTK
- a CDS encoding NnrS family protein; the encoded protein is MSNSHYLNYPKGDFPIYLAYGFRPIFLLLAPYIILSIILWAFVFAGYINLPIENSLNWHIYEMIFGVGTAMIVAFFLTGLPELFPGVIPIVGKHLAFIVFWWILGRFSFWFIDYFGIFFTGFINISLTAYISYLAAIPAFRDRNKRHISLAYSMVSIVIIQAIFFLSESKILNIDSYKILLLSMILFLVLILLALRRVSMESINELLNQENINEIFLAKSFRYNLAIFCLLLYGFVELFFPNNSTLAYICFACGSATFALLNDFVLKDNNILFKPFVLYIISTISITAIGFFFLGFNYLFELNITNHFRHFLTTGSFGMVFYVIMIIVSTIHTGRKIFTNWALTLGLILIIIATFMRAFIPFYIEYSMALYILSSIIWAIPFIIYMKIFFPFLLQVRADGIKG
- a CDS encoding TRAP transporter small permease, which codes for MSKFFKIIDLIVGTINQTIAVYGMVLGVLLAFVNVVLRYVFDMSLPWAAELTNYLFIWSALFGAAYGFKQGAHISITLLIEKFSPSVMKMFLLFANLLSIIYLLLISYFGYKLILMLMDFGEINVDLQVPLWIPQLVIPIAFFLAAYRVAEKLVELYKTDAQNIKLFSEHEAIIEEIKGENK
- a CDS encoding ABC transporter ATP-binding protein, translated to MEKISNKNFIEELVVENVNFSFGFKEILKDINFTLKKGEVVSIVGPSGGGKTTLLHLCSKLLKLDTGRIKNSFLSSTFAFQEPRLLPWKNVIDNISLALKAKGEKTNIAEQKAKDIAILFGLQESDFSKFPKDLSGGMKQRVSFARALVVNPSLLFLDEPFSALDIGLKKELQNLLIKNIENNNLSILFITHDLMEAIKLSDKIIVLKAQPIGHIKKIFTINEAREKRDDEFVYSKTAEILKDKDIISSFELELK